The following proteins are encoded in a genomic region of Arachis stenosperma cultivar V10309 chromosome 4, arast.V10309.gnm1.PFL2, whole genome shotgun sequence:
- the LOC130975329 gene encoding uncharacterized protein LOC130975329 — translation MSRKHKRGYFSPDVNEQQPITIFLNHGGGDRSSGGGGRIIGRNKKRIIESFTLPKDSTMSTPVRFLIQIGTKVASAIRDVSMRRRSSRKVSSSSSSTLVRSYSVSDHTTDSHRAEAVEDCIEFLHSSSTRERPS, via the coding sequence ATGTCAAGAAAACACAAAAGGGGGTACTTTAGTCCTGACGTTAATGAGCAACAACCAATTACCATCTTTCTCAACCACGGTGGTGGCGATAGAAGCAGTGGCGGCGGTGGAAGGATTATTGGAAGAAACAAAAAGAGGATCATTGAAAGTTTTACGTTGCCAAAAGACTCAACAATGTCTACTCCTGTGAGGTTCCTTATACAGATTGGGACAAAGGTGGCAAGTGCTATAAGAGATGTTTCTATGAGGAGGAGATCCTCAAGAAaagtttcttcttcttcttcttccactttGGTGAGATCATACTCAGTATCAGATCACACTACTGATTCGCATCGAGCTGAAGCTGTGGAAGATTGCATTGAGTTCTTGCATTCTTCTTCAACTAGGGAAAGACCAAGTTGA